The following proteins are encoded in a genomic region of Rhodoferax aquaticus:
- a CDS encoding DNA ligase, protein MKPKAPNFKQPALPMLLIAVGAALGVPYHAFAASAPPSDSTATADTGPVQASALMLATHWSHTLDPSLYLVSEKLDGVRAYWDGRQLRFKSGRPLAAPSWFTAALPAQALDGELWMGRRSFERLSGTVRRAEPQDAAWREVRYMVFDLPGSVATFTERAAELKAVVTSAGVPWLAVVDQQRGSDLATLQLQLTQTVQAGGEGLVLHRADARWQSGRSEAVRKLKAVQDDEARVVAHVSGKGKYQGKMGGLLLETAAGQRFVLGTGFSDAQRSSPPAVGAWVSYQYRDLTSKGLPRFASYLRIREAE, encoded by the coding sequence ATGAAACCCAAGGCACCGAACTTCAAACAACCCGCTCTGCCCATGCTCTTGATCGCCGTGGGTGCGGCTTTAGGCGTGCCGTACCACGCTTTCGCGGCCAGTGCGCCCCCGAGTGATTCCACGGCGACAGCAGACACTGGTCCTGTGCAGGCCTCAGCCCTGATGTTGGCGACCCACTGGTCGCACACCTTAGACCCCAGCTTGTACCTAGTGAGTGAAAAGCTCGATGGCGTGCGTGCCTACTGGGACGGCCGCCAGTTGCGCTTTAAAAGTGGACGCCCGCTAGCCGCGCCTTCATGGTTTACAGCCGCTTTGCCAGCCCAAGCTTTGGATGGGGAGTTGTGGATGGGGCGGCGCAGCTTTGAGCGCCTGTCTGGTACGGTGCGGCGGGCCGAGCCGCAAGACGCAGCGTGGCGGGAGGTGCGCTACATGGTGTTTGATCTGCCAGGCAGTGTGGCTACTTTCACAGAGCGCGCGGCTGAGCTAAAGGCCGTGGTGACCTCGGCGGGTGTGCCGTGGTTGGCAGTTGTGGACCAACAGCGAGGCAGCGATCTCGCAACTCTGCAATTGCAATTGACGCAAACCGTGCAAGCCGGTGGCGAAGGCTTGGTGCTGCACCGTGCGGACGCACGCTGGCAAAGCGGCCGCAGTGAGGCCGTGCGCAAGCTCAAGGCAGTACAGGATGACGAAGCCCGCGTGGTGGCGCATGTGTCGGGCAAAGGCAAATACCAAGGCAAGATGGGCGGGCTCTTGTTGGAAACGGCCGCAGGTCAACGATTTGTATTGGGCACCGGGTTTAGTGATGCCCAGCGCAGCAGTCCGCCTGCCGTAGGCGCTTGGGTAAGCTACCAATACAGAGACCTCACCTCCAAGGGCTTGCCGCGTTTTGCCAGTTACTTGCGGATACGTGAGGCTGAGTAA
- a CDS encoding TetR/AcrR family transcriptional regulator: MATDTPTDPNPKPQAILDAAERLFVRYGYRKSSMDDVAREAGIAKGTVYLYYAGKEALFRALLERIGEAVISASHAAAQAEQPFSERLFGVLDAMYGYFHERFSDSGHLQELGEIRGSLGQDLSEQLRQRHLQILLELIERAEAQGDVALAARGLLPGDIATLLIAASLGAKTMVPANAGTNAYTESLRNCTRVMCAAVAPVGPA; the protein is encoded by the coding sequence ATGGCCACAGACACCCCAACCGACCCCAATCCGAAACCCCAGGCCATTCTTGATGCCGCAGAGCGCCTGTTTGTGCGCTACGGCTATCGCAAGTCTTCCATGGACGATGTTGCCCGCGAAGCGGGCATTGCCAAAGGTACGGTGTACCTCTACTACGCGGGCAAAGAAGCGCTGTTTCGCGCTTTGCTAGAGCGCATTGGCGAGGCAGTGATATCCGCCTCGCACGCGGCAGCGCAGGCAGAACAACCATTTTCCGAGCGTTTGTTTGGTGTGTTGGATGCCATGTATGGCTACTTCCATGAGCGCTTTAGCGACTCGGGGCATTTGCAAGAGTTGGGCGAAATACGTGGCAGCTTGGGGCAAGACCTGAGCGAACAACTGCGGCAACGGCATTTGCAAATTTTGTTGGAGCTGATAGAGCGGGCCGAGGCGCAGGGCGATGTGGCACTGGCCGCGCGCGGCTTGTTGCCTGGTGACATCGCCACACTGTTGATCGCAGCCTCCTTGGGGGCCAAAACCATGGTGCCTGCCAACGCGGGCACCAACGCGTACACCGAAAGCTTGCGCAACTGCACACGCGTCATGTGTGCGGCGGTGGCGCCAGTGGGTCCTGCTTGA
- a CDS encoding methylglyoxal synthase, producing the protein MSIAKRPRIALIAHDHKKDTMVRLAKEYVELLRQCTLSATGTTGGRLVDEVGLDVECMLSGPWGGDLQIGARLAQGEVDAVIFLRDPMTPQPHEPDINALVRACDVHDVPCATNLSTARLVLAQMARVADLDAA; encoded by the coding sequence ATGTCTATTGCCAAGCGCCCCCGCATTGCCCTGATTGCCCATGACCACAAAAAAGACACCATGGTGCGTTTGGCCAAAGAATATGTGGAGTTGCTGCGCCAATGCACCCTAAGTGCCACTGGTACTACGGGCGGTCGATTGGTGGATGAAGTGGGGCTGGATGTAGAGTGCATGCTCAGCGGCCCGTGGGGTGGCGACCTGCAAATTGGCGCCCGCTTGGCACAAGGCGAGGTAGACGCAGTTATCTTTCTGCGTGACCCGATGACGCCGCAGCCCCATGAGCCTGATATCAATGCCTTGGTGCGTGCCTGCGATGTGCACGATGTACCTTGCGCCACCAATTTGTCGACGGCCCGCTTGGTCTTGGCGCAAATGGCGCGCGTGGCTGACCTAGACGCAGCCTGA
- a CDS encoding HNH endonuclease, with amino-acid sequence MKVLKLSAQGLPQSWITLEQAVVHYATGEVRWESGAEVAVFRGGHNAVTGEQSIIRVNSIIGTRGVPNINPFDLRPGLTNSKLFIRDRNVCAYCGGHFHESDLTREHIIPFAQQGIDTWMNVVTACRPCNHRKSHRTPEQANMPLLYTPYIPSLWEDFILRNRRILADQMEFLMAHVPRSSRLLI; translated from the coding sequence TTGAAAGTCTTGAAGCTATCAGCCCAAGGGCTCCCCCAGTCATGGATTACGCTGGAACAAGCCGTGGTGCACTACGCAACAGGCGAGGTGCGCTGGGAGTCTGGCGCTGAGGTGGCAGTCTTTCGTGGTGGGCATAACGCGGTCACTGGCGAACAGTCCATTATTCGCGTCAATAGCATCATCGGTACACGCGGCGTTCCCAACATCAACCCTTTTGACCTGCGCCCAGGGCTCACGAACAGCAAGCTGTTTATTCGCGACCGCAATGTGTGCGCCTACTGCGGTGGGCATTTCCATGAGTCTGATCTCACGCGCGAACACATCATTCCATTTGCCCAGCAGGGCATTGATACGTGGATGAACGTGGTGACCGCGTGCCGCCCCTGCAACCACCGCAAAAGCCACCGGACCCCTGAGCAGGCGAACATGCCTTTGCTGTATACGCCTTACATTCCCAGTTTGTGGGAAGATTTCATCCTTCGCAACCGGCGCATATTGGCAGACCAGATGGAGTTTCTGATGGCCCATGTGCCCCGGTCCTCCCGACTTTTGATCTAG